Proteins from a genomic interval of Stenotrophomonas sp. 24(2023):
- a CDS encoding lytic polysaccharide monooxygenase encodes MSMRFTPLLLATAVLGGGLGMAGTAAAHGTMTTPASRVYACFQGNPENPTNPACAAAKAVAGSQAFYDWNGINQANANGNHQAVVPDGKLCSGNNPTFRGLDLNRSDWSTTPIQPDANGRFTFVFKATAPHATRDWRFFVTRDGWQPGSPLRWADLQEFCTLGNTPLSADGTYKLQCTLPQRSGQHVIYNTWQRSDSTEAFYTCMDVRFEGSGGGTPPVAQWQDAGPVTARGDLPVGTTLALRVFNAGGNDVERVETTLAAGQTTPAQWPLALARKVNASAQQARVGVLRDGVITPVASATENRVYLKAGQRFQLDTRVPDTGTPPGGGNGTFDYVYPAGIGSYKAGETVVKGTDGKLYACRPFPQGGWCNVAGEAYRPGVGSAWRDAWIPY; translated from the coding sequence ATGTCAATGCGATTCACCCCACTGCTGTTGGCCACCGCTGTGCTGGGGGGCGGCCTCGGCATGGCCGGCACCGCAGCCGCACACGGCACCATGACCACCCCGGCCAGCCGGGTCTACGCCTGTTTCCAGGGCAACCCGGAAAACCCCACCAATCCGGCCTGCGCCGCGGCCAAGGCGGTGGCCGGCTCGCAGGCCTTCTATGACTGGAACGGCATCAACCAGGCCAACGCCAACGGCAACCACCAGGCCGTGGTGCCCGATGGCAAGCTGTGCAGCGGCAACAACCCCACCTTCCGCGGCCTGGATCTGAACCGCAGCGACTGGAGCACCACGCCGATCCAGCCCGATGCCAACGGCAGGTTCACCTTCGTGTTCAAGGCCACCGCCCCGCATGCCACGCGTGACTGGCGCTTCTTCGTCACCCGCGACGGCTGGCAGCCGGGCAGCCCGCTGCGCTGGGCCGACCTGCAGGAATTCTGCACGCTGGGCAATACGCCGCTGTCGGCCGATGGCACCTACAAGCTGCAGTGCACGCTGCCGCAGCGCAGCGGCCAGCACGTGATCTACAACACCTGGCAGCGCTCCGATTCCACCGAAGCGTTCTACACCTGCATGGATGTGCGCTTTGAAGGCAGTGGCGGCGGTACCCCGCCGGTGGCGCAGTGGCAGGATGCCGGCCCGGTGACCGCCCGTGGTGACCTGCCGGTGGGCACCACCCTGGCGCTGCGCGTGTTCAATGCCGGCGGCAACGATGTCGAGCGCGTGGAAACCACGCTGGCGGCCGGACAGACCACGCCGGCGCAGTGGCCGCTGGCGCTGGCCCGCAAGGTCAACGCATCGGCCCAGCAGGCACGCGTGGGCGTGCTGCGCGATGGCGTGATCACGCCGGTGGCATCGGCCACCGAAAACCGGGTCTATCTGAAGGCCGGCCAGCGCTTCCAGCTCGACACCCGGGTCCCGGATACCGGCACCCCGCCCGGCGGCGGCAACGGCACGTTCGACTACGTGTACCCGGCCGGCATCGGCAGCTACAAGGCCGGGGAGACCGTGGTGAAGGGCACCGACGGCAAGCTGTACGCCTGCCGGCCGTTCCCGCAGGGCGGCTGGTGCAATGTTGCCGGCGAGGCCTACCGGCCCGGCGTGGGCTCGGCCTGGCGCGATGCCTGGATTCCGTACTGA
- the panE gene encoding 2-dehydropantoate 2-reductase encodes MRILILGAGGTGGYFGGRLAQAGVDVTFLVRPARAAQLDRDGLVIRSPIGDARFPVQHVTADALPALAAQRPFDLVILSCKAYDLDSSIDAIAPAMGARTTVLPILNGLHHYAALDARFGRDAVLGGLCFISATKADDGAVLHLGRPAKLTFGERDGGAISERVRAFAAACTQANLDHLASGHIGQEQWIKYTFLTALAAATCLLRADIGTIVATDDGQAIVRGLYDECLAVAGAAGEPVPQAAQDTARDTLTRAGSALKASMLRDLEAGQQVEAAHIVGDMLARARAAGQHGLLLQVAYSSLQAYQAQRTA; translated from the coding sequence ATGCGCATCCTGATCCTCGGCGCCGGTGGTACCGGCGGTTACTTCGGTGGCCGCCTGGCCCAGGCCGGCGTGGACGTGACCTTCCTGGTGCGCCCGGCGCGTGCCGCACAGCTGGACCGCGATGGCCTGGTCATCCGCAGCCCCATCGGCGATGCCCGCTTCCCGGTGCAGCACGTCACCGCCGATGCCCTGCCCGCGCTTGCGGCACAGCGGCCGTTCGACCTGGTCATCCTCAGCTGCAAGGCCTATGACCTGGACAGTTCAATCGATGCGATCGCCCCGGCAATGGGTGCGCGCACTACCGTACTGCCCATCCTCAACGGCCTGCACCACTATGCCGCACTGGATGCACGCTTCGGCCGCGATGCCGTGCTGGGCGGCCTGTGCTTCATCAGCGCGACCAAGGCCGATGACGGTGCGGTGCTGCACCTGGGCAGGCCGGCCAAGCTGACCTTCGGCGAGCGCGACGGTGGTGCGATCTCCGAGCGCGTGCGTGCCTTTGCCGCCGCCTGCACGCAGGCCAACCTGGACCACCTGGCCAGCGGGCACATCGGCCAGGAACAGTGGATCAAGTACACCTTCCTGACCGCGCTGGCCGCGGCCACCTGCCTGCTGCGCGCGGACATCGGCACGATCGTCGCCACCGATGATGGCCAGGCCATCGTGCGTGGCCTGTATGACGAATGCCTGGCCGTGGCCGGAGCAGCCGGCGAACCGGTGCCGCAGGCTGCGCAGGACACGGCGCGCGACACCCTGACCCGGGCCGGTTCTGCCCTGAAGGCCTCGATGCTGCGTGACCTGGAAGCCGGCCAGCAGGTGGAAGCGGCGCACATCGTCGGCGACATGCTGGCGCGTGCGCGCGCGGCGGGCCAGCACGGCCTGCTGCTGCAGGTCGCCTACAGCAGCCTGCAGGCCTACCAGGCGCAGCGCACGGCGTGA
- a CDS encoding ABC transporter ATP-binding protein: MGAKASSLASLNDTAPALRVRDLRKTYDNGTQALKGVSLEVAPGDFFALLGPNGAGKSTLIGIISSLVNLSEGQVEVFGSDLVRSRSATMRLIGLVPQEINFNLFEKPFDILVNYAGFYGVAREEAEKRAEEELKRAHLWEKAQVMSRTLSGGMKRRLMIARAMMTRPRLLILDEPTAGVDIEIRRDMWRVLKEINAAGTTIILTTHYLEEAEYLCRHLAIINHGRIVEQGPMRSLLAKLDVEGFLLDIDGDLPAQLPLIEGATLTAPDAHTLDIDMPRAMDLNRVFATLNEAGIRVRSMRTKSNRLEELFVRLTGNQETAA; encoded by the coding sequence ATGGGCGCGAAGGCTTCGAGCTTGGCTTCCCTGAACGATACAGCGCCCGCCCTGCGCGTGCGCGACCTCCGCAAGACCTACGACAACGGCACCCAGGCGCTCAAGGGCGTTTCCCTGGAAGTGGCCCCGGGCGATTTCTTCGCCCTGCTCGGCCCCAACGGTGCCGGCAAATCGACCCTGATCGGCATCATCAGCTCCCTGGTCAACCTCAGCGAAGGCCAGGTGGAAGTGTTCGGCAGCGACCTGGTGCGCAGCCGCAGCGCCACCATGCGCCTGATCGGCCTGGTGCCGCAGGAAATCAACTTCAACCTGTTCGAGAAGCCCTTCGACATCCTGGTCAACTACGCCGGTTTCTACGGCGTGGCGCGCGAGGAAGCGGAAAAGCGCGCCGAGGAGGAACTCAAGCGCGCCCACCTGTGGGAAAAGGCGCAGGTGATGAGCCGCACCCTGTCCGGTGGCATGAAGCGCCGCCTGATGATCGCCCGCGCGATGATGACCCGCCCGCGCCTGCTGATCCTGGACGAGCCCACCGCCGGCGTGGACATCGAGATCCGCCGCGACATGTGGCGCGTGCTGAAGGAAATCAACGCCGCCGGCACCACGATCATCCTGACCACGCACTACCTGGAAGAAGCCGAGTACCTGTGCCGGCACCTGGCCATCATCAACCACGGCCGGATCGTCGAGCAGGGCCCGATGCGCTCGCTGCTGGCCAAACTGGACGTGGAAGGCTTCCTGCTGGACATCGATGGTGACCTGCCGGCCCAGCTGCCGCTGATCGAAGGCGCCACCCTCACCGCCCCCGATGCCCATACCCTGGACATCGACATGCCACGCGCCATGGACCTCAACCGCGTGTTCGCCACGCTGAACGAGGCCGGCATCCGCGTGCGCTCGATGCGTACCAAGAGCAACCGCCTGGAGGAGCTGTTCGTGCGCCTCACCGGCAACCAGGAGACCGCCGCATGA
- a CDS encoding ferredoxin--NADP reductase: protein MPVQFPLKLVGHRMVAPTVGHYQFVRDDGQPLDFQPGQFIQVHFSYADGTETKRSYSLATIHDHALGPGEAVDIAVSFVPGGAATALFEALQVGSQLNASGPYGRFCLNPGDHNARYLLIATGTGVTPYRSMLPLLEQAMAERGVQVVLLQGARSPAELLYSDDFQAFAEKHASFRYVPCLSRELPAAPGPDVHHGYVQQALAGFTPDPATDIAYLCGNPDMVDACAEALKAAGLGNPQIRREKYVSSK from the coding sequence GTGCCTGTCCAATTCCCCCTCAAGCTGGTCGGCCACCGCATGGTGGCGCCGACCGTCGGCCATTACCAGTTCGTGCGTGACGACGGCCAGCCGCTGGATTTCCAGCCCGGCCAGTTCATCCAGGTCCATTTCAGCTACGCCGACGGTACCGAAACCAAGCGCAGCTACTCCCTGGCCACGATCCATGACCATGCCCTGGGGCCCGGCGAAGCGGTGGATATAGCCGTCAGCTTCGTGCCCGGCGGGGCCGCCACGGCCCTGTTCGAGGCGCTGCAGGTCGGCAGCCAGCTCAACGCGTCCGGCCCGTATGGCCGCTTCTGCCTGAACCCGGGCGACCACAATGCCCGCTACCTGCTGATCGCCACCGGGACCGGGGTCACCCCGTACCGGTCGATGCTGCCGCTGCTGGAACAGGCCATGGCCGAGCGTGGCGTGCAGGTGGTGCTGCTGCAGGGCGCGCGCAGCCCGGCCGAACTGCTGTACAGCGACGATTTCCAGGCGTTCGCCGAAAAACACGCCAGTTTTCGCTACGTTCCTTGCCTGTCGCGCGAACTTCCCGCGGCCCCCGGGCCCGATGTACACCACGGCTACGTGCAGCAGGCGCTGGCCGGTTTCACGCCGGACCCGGCCACCGACATCGCCTACCTGTGCGGCAACCCGGACATGGTCGATGCCTGTGCCGAGGCGCTCAAGGCCGCTGGCCTGGGCAACCCGCAGATCCGTCGCGAGAAGTACGTCAGCAGCAAGTAG
- the hrpB gene encoding ATP-dependent helicase HrpB, which translates to MSAPHFPISPLLPQIQQHLSASPRLVLEAPPGAGKTTQVPLALRDAPWLQGRKIILLEPRRVAARSAALFMARQLGEEVGGTVGYRIRFENKVSARTRIEVVTEGILTRMLQDDPMLETVGAILFDEFHERHLSGDLGLALALDVQAQLRDDLRLVVMSATLDGERLARFLDAPRLSSEGRSYPVAVSHFPARREEALELQVRRAVQQALAEHPGDLLVFLPGQREIARVQAGLQDAIDGTAVEVLALHGELPVEQQARVLQAAGDGRRRVVLATNVAESSVTLPGVRVVIDSGLAREPRYDPNSGFTRLDVVPIAQASADQRAGRAGRVAEGVAWRLWPQSQRLEPQRRAEIDQVELAGLALELAAWGSSDLRFLDPPPVGPMAAARALLQRLGTLSDSGAITALGRRVLALGTHPRLAVMLLSAAEGAPQALAADLAALLEARDPLRQGGDALAARWRALAAFRHGRAPGDANRSGLAAIDAAAKQWRRRLRCEATPPASVEAHALGDLLAHAFPDRIAVQHPSDALRYLLANGRSARLHELSDLRGEPWLVASELRFEARDALLLRAAPVDEGYLRRAFGERFVSEDVVRWDGERRALVALRESRFDRIVLDSRSAGRVDPRHAAQALTDAVAELGLQALPWTDGLRQWQARVESLRHWMPDLALPDCSDAALLATRTHWLQPAFAGKSRLDALDEASFGEALKTPLEWAQRQRVEQLAPTRISVPSGLERPVTYALDSETGQPQPPVLAVKLQELFGLADTPRIADGRVPLTLHLLSPGGRPLQVTQDLRNFWENTYAEVKKEMKGRYPRHPWPDDPWTATATHRAKPRGT; encoded by the coding sequence ATGAGCGCCCCGCACTTCCCGATTTCCCCGCTGCTGCCGCAGATCCAGCAGCACCTGTCCGCGTCCCCCCGGCTGGTGCTGGAAGCCCCGCCCGGCGCCGGCAAGACCACCCAGGTGCCGCTGGCCCTGCGCGATGCGCCGTGGCTGCAGGGCAGGAAGATCATCCTGCTGGAACCGCGCCGGGTGGCGGCCCGCAGCGCCGCACTGTTCATGGCCCGGCAACTGGGCGAAGAGGTCGGCGGCACGGTCGGCTACCGCATCCGTTTCGAGAACAAGGTCTCCGCGCGTACCCGCATCGAGGTGGTCACCGAAGGCATTCTGACCCGCATGCTGCAGGACGACCCGATGCTGGAGACGGTCGGCGCGATCCTGTTCGATGAATTCCACGAACGCCATCTCAGCGGTGATCTGGGCCTGGCCCTGGCGCTGGACGTGCAGGCGCAGCTGCGTGACGACCTGCGCCTGGTGGTGATGTCGGCCACCCTCGATGGCGAGCGCCTGGCGCGTTTCCTGGATGCCCCGCGGCTGAGCAGCGAAGGCCGCAGCTACCCGGTGGCGGTCAGCCACTTCCCGGCCCGCCGCGAGGAAGCACTGGAACTGCAGGTGCGCCGCGCCGTGCAGCAGGCCCTGGCCGAGCACCCCGGCGACCTGCTGGTGTTTCTGCCCGGCCAGCGCGAGATCGCGCGCGTGCAGGCCGGCCTGCAGGACGCCATCGACGGCACCGCCGTGGAGGTGCTGGCCCTGCATGGCGAACTGCCGGTGGAACAGCAGGCCCGCGTGCTGCAGGCCGCCGGCGATGGCCGCCGCCGCGTCGTGCTGGCCACCAATGTGGCCGAATCCTCGGTCACCCTGCCCGGCGTGCGGGTGGTGATCGACAGTGGGCTGGCCCGCGAACCGCGCTATGACCCCAACAGCGGCTTCACCCGCCTGGATGTGGTGCCCATCGCACAGGCCTCGGCCGACCAGCGTGCCGGCCGTGCCGGGCGCGTGGCCGAGGGCGTGGCATGGCGGCTGTGGCCGCAGTCGCAACGGTTGGAGCCGCAGCGGCGTGCGGAGATCGACCAGGTGGAACTGGCCGGGTTGGCCTTGGAGCTGGCCGCGTGGGGCAGCAGCGATCTGCGCTTCCTTGATCCACCACCGGTCGGCCCGATGGCTGCCGCGCGCGCGTTGCTGCAACGGCTCGGTACGCTGTCCGACAGCGGGGCGATCACTGCACTGGGCCGGCGTGTGCTGGCGCTGGGCACCCATCCCCGGCTGGCAGTGATGCTGTTGTCCGCCGCCGAGGGCGCGCCGCAGGCACTGGCCGCCGATCTGGCCGCCCTGCTCGAAGCGCGCGACCCGCTGCGCCAGGGCGGTGATGCGCTGGCGGCCCGCTGGCGTGCGCTGGCGGCATTCCGCCATGGCCGTGCCCCCGGCGATGCCAACCGCAGCGGCCTGGCCGCCATCGATGCCGCGGCGAAACAGTGGCGCCGCCGCCTGCGCTGCGAGGCCACACCACCGGCCAGCGTCGAGGCCCATGCGCTGGGCGATCTGCTGGCCCATGCGTTCCCTGACCGCATCGCGGTCCAGCATCCCAGCGACGCACTGCGCTACCTGCTGGCCAACGGGCGCAGCGCGCGCCTGCATGAACTGAGCGACCTGCGTGGCGAGCCGTGGCTGGTGGCCAGCGAGCTGCGCTTTGAAGCGCGTGATGCGCTGCTGCTGCGTGCCGCGCCAGTGGACGAAGGTTACCTGCGCAGGGCGTTCGGTGAGCGCTTCGTCAGCGAGGACGTCGTGCGCTGGGATGGCGAGCGGCGTGCACTGGTCGCCCTGCGCGAGAGCCGCTTCGACCGCATCGTGCTGGACAGCCGATCGGCCGGGCGCGTCGATCCCCGGCATGCCGCACAGGCCCTGACCGATGCCGTGGCCGAACTGGGCCTGCAGGCACTGCCGTGGACCGACGGCCTGCGCCAATGGCAGGCACGGGTGGAATCGCTGCGCCACTGGATGCCCGACCTGGCACTGCCGGACTGCAGCGATGCCGCGCTGCTGGCCACCCGCACGCACTGGCTGCAACCGGCCTTTGCCGGCAAGTCACGTCTGGATGCCCTGGATGAAGCCAGCTTCGGCGAGGCGCTGAAGACACCGCTGGAATGGGCGCAGCGGCAACGGGTGGAACAGCTCGCGCCGACCCGCATCAGCGTGCCGTCCGGGCTGGAGCGGCCGGTCACCTACGCGCTGGACAGCGAGACCGGCCAGCCGCAACCGCCGGTGCTGGCCGTGAAACTGCAGGAACTGTTCGGGCTGGCCGACACGCCGCGCATCGCCGACGGCCGCGTGCCGTTGACCCTGCACCTGCTGTCGCCAGGGGGGCGGCCACTGCAGGTCACCCAGGACCTGCGCAACTTCTGGGAAAACACCTATGCCGAGGTCAAGAAGGAAATGAAGGGCCGCTATCCCCGCCATCCCTGGCCGGACGACCCGTGGACGGCAACCGCCACCCACCGCGCCAAGCCACGCGGCACGTAG
- a CDS encoding TatD family hydrolase, whose product MHLIDIGANLTHDSFDRDRDAVLERARAAGVVQMVITGASREHSPLALQLARQHQGFLYATAGVHPHHAVEYTDECDAEMRALHAHAEVVAVGECGLDYFRDFSPRPAQHRAFERQLQLAADTGKPLFLHQRDAHADFMAQMKNFDGRLGPAVVHCFTGERDELFDYLDQDWYIGITGWLCDERRGAHLRELVKNIPANRLMIETDAPYLLPRTLKPMPKDRRNEPMFLSHIVEELARDRGEDVAVTAAQATAATRTFFRLPDAG is encoded by the coding sequence ATGCACCTGATCGACATCGGCGCCAACCTCACCCACGATTCCTTCGACCGGGACCGCGATGCCGTGCTCGAACGCGCGCGTGCGGCCGGCGTGGTGCAGATGGTCATCACCGGTGCCAGCCGCGAGCACTCGCCGCTGGCGCTGCAGCTGGCCCGGCAGCACCAGGGATTCCTGTACGCCACTGCCGGCGTGCACCCGCACCACGCAGTGGAATACACCGACGAATGCGATGCGGAAATGCGCGCGCTGCACGCCCATGCCGAAGTGGTGGCCGTGGGCGAGTGCGGGCTGGACTACTTCCGCGATTTCTCGCCGCGCCCGGCCCAGCACCGTGCTTTCGAGCGCCAGCTGCAGCTGGCGGCGGACACTGGCAAGCCGTTGTTCCTGCACCAGCGCGATGCGCATGCCGATTTCATGGCGCAGATGAAGAATTTCGACGGTCGCCTCGGCCCGGCGGTGGTGCATTGCTTCACCGGCGAGCGTGACGAGCTGTTCGACTACCTGGACCAGGACTGGTACATCGGCATCACCGGCTGGCTGTGCGACGAGCGCCGCGGCGCGCACCTGCGCGAACTGGTGAAGAACATCCCGGCCAACCGCCTGATGATCGAGACCGATGCGCCGTACCTGCTGCCGCGCACGCTCAAGCCGATGCCCAAGGACCGGCGCAACGAGCCGATGTTCCTGTCGCACATCGTCGAGGAGCTGGCCCGTGATCGTGGCGAGGACGTGGCCGTGACCGCCGCCCAGGCGACGGCGGCAACGCGCACGTTCTTCCGCCTTCCCGACGCCGGCTGA
- a CDS encoding NAD-dependent epimerase/dehydratase family protein encodes MSIPSPQGALPRHVLILGMGWSGRVLARRLQARGVQVAGTVRDPAAVTDDGLQRYRLSTDAALPAQLLHAVAAADTVLCSVPPDADGDPALRLLQAALRASPALRWIGYLSSTSVYADREGGWIDADSAADSVEPTGVQRRLAEAQWQALAQERGIASAVLRLPGLYGPGRNALVQLAQGRARHVVRPGLVFNRLHVDDLASVVIAAMQRPRTNAVYLPADDEPAPPQDVLAFAAQLGGFALPPAVAWDDPALSPALRRFYAGHKRIDSRATRDALGWTPAFPSYREGLRGLFAGR; translated from the coding sequence GTGAGCATTCCCTCGCCGCAGGGCGCACTGCCACGGCACGTGCTGATCCTCGGCATGGGCTGGAGCGGGCGCGTGCTGGCCAGGCGCCTGCAGGCGCGTGGCGTGCAGGTGGCGGGCACGGTGCGTGACCCCGCCGCCGTCACCGACGATGGCCTGCAGCGTTACCGGCTGAGCACCGACGCCGCCCTTCCTGCGCAGCTGCTGCACGCCGTAGCCGCCGCCGACACCGTGCTGTGCAGCGTGCCGCCCGACGCCGATGGCGATCCGGCACTGCGCCTGCTGCAGGCCGCGCTGCGCGCCAGCCCGGCACTGCGCTGGATCGGCTACCTGTCCTCGACCTCGGTATACGCCGACCGTGAGGGCGGCTGGATCGATGCGGACAGCGCCGCCGACAGCGTTGAGCCCACCGGCGTGCAGCGGCGGCTGGCAGAAGCACAGTGGCAGGCCCTCGCGCAGGAGCGCGGCATCGCCTCGGCCGTGCTGCGGCTGCCAGGCCTGTACGGGCCCGGGCGCAACGCGCTGGTGCAGCTGGCCCAGGGCCGGGCGCGGCATGTCGTGCGCCCCGGGCTGGTGTTCAACCGCCTGCATGTGGACGACCTGGCCTCGGTGGTCATCGCCGCGATGCAGCGCCCCCGGACCAATGCGGTGTACCTGCCCGCCGATGACGAGCCGGCACCGCCACAGGATGTGCTGGCCTTTGCCGCGCAGCTGGGCGGCTTCGCGTTGCCACCGGCGGTGGCCTGGGATGACCCGGCGTTGAGCCCGGCCCTGCGGCGGTTCTACGCAGGCCACAAGCGCATCGACAGCCGCGCCACGCGCGACGCACTGGGCTGGACGCCGGCGTTTCCGAGCTATCGCGAAGGGTTGCGCGGGTTGTTCGCAGGCCGCTGA
- a CDS encoding GspH/FimT family pseudopilin: MAPSPIDTRAAVMIPTAFRSGTAPGFTLLELLVTVAVLAILATVALPTHFRLVASHQLTAAANDLFVALQYARQESVRRNAPVQVCGSAGGQACDGGGWQQWIVRSTTGEVLRTGRIPPSVSVQPAGLFDAGTQFTAGGLFHQVGGRQQEGRMQMCSARAKRGLELEARGGVQLRLAAAAPVQCP, from the coding sequence GTGGCGCCATCTCCCATCGATACGCGTGCGGCCGTCATGATTCCCACTGCCTTCCGTTCCGGCACGGCGCCGGGCTTCACCCTGCTGGAACTGCTGGTCACCGTGGCGGTGCTGGCCATTCTTGCCACGGTCGCATTGCCCACCCACTTCAGGCTCGTTGCCAGCCACCAGCTCACGGCGGCGGCAAACGATCTGTTCGTGGCGCTCCAGTACGCGCGGCAGGAATCGGTACGGCGCAATGCACCGGTGCAGGTCTGTGGCTCGGCGGGCGGGCAGGCCTGTGATGGCGGTGGCTGGCAGCAGTGGATCGTCCGGAGTACCACCGGTGAGGTCCTGCGCACCGGGCGTATTCCGCCTTCGGTGTCGGTCCAGCCCGCGGGCCTGTTTGATGCTGGAACGCAGTTCACTGCAGGGGGCCTGTTCCACCAGGTCGGCGGCCGCCAGCAGGAAGGCCGGATGCAGATGTGCAGCGCCCGCGCAAAGCGCGGCCTGGAACTGGAAGCACGCGGTGGCGTGCAGCTGCGCTTGGCTGCGGCTGCACCGGTGCAGTGCCCATGA
- the pilV gene encoding type IV pilus modification protein PilV, translated as MTSRREQRAGARRTQAGSSLIEVLVAVLLLAVGGLSAAMAHASALRRTQGAMYSTTAVHATASLAEAMRANRAAMHDGKYDTAGDVCAGSTPPGAEDLARQDLRRWVEALSAGMGPQSSVCGSVSCQGGICQVAVHWDDSRAAGGEGPARSRLVLGVAP; from the coding sequence ATGACCAGCCGGCGCGAACAGCGGGCAGGAGCGCGGCGCACCCAGGCCGGGTCCAGCCTGATCGAAGTGCTGGTGGCGGTCCTGCTGCTGGCCGTGGGGGGACTGTCGGCGGCGATGGCCCACGCCAGCGCGCTGCGCCGTACGCAGGGCGCGATGTACAGCACCACCGCCGTGCATGCCACCGCCAGCTTGGCCGAGGCCATGCGCGCCAACCGGGCGGCGATGCACGACGGGAAATACGATACTGCCGGCGATGTGTGCGCCGGCAGTACGCCGCCGGGCGCCGAGGATCTTGCCCGGCAGGACCTGCGCCGCTGGGTGGAGGCGTTGTCAGCGGGGATGGGCCCGCAATCGTCGGTCTGTGGCAGCGTGAGCTGCCAGGGCGGTATCTGCCAGGTTGCCGTGCACTGGGATGACAGCCGCGCGGCAGGTGGCGAAGGGCCGGCGCGTTCGCGCCTGGTGCTGGGGGTTGCGCCATGA
- a CDS encoding pseudouridine synthase, whose amino-acid sequence MLIAFNKPFNVLCQFTDRSEPPRPTLAGFGLPPRVYAAGRLDHDSEGLLLLTDNGPLAHKLTDPKHKADKTYWVQVEGLPSDAQLQQLREGVLLNDGPTLPARIERLDPAPALWPRDPPVRFRKTVPDAWLAITIREGRNRQVRRMTAAVNLPTLRLVRVAMGPYRLDDLQPGQWRQIG is encoded by the coding sequence ATGCTGATCGCCTTCAACAAGCCGTTCAACGTGCTGTGCCAGTTCACCGACCGCAGCGAGCCGCCGCGGCCGACCCTGGCCGGGTTCGGCCTGCCGCCGCGCGTGTATGCGGCCGGCCGCCTGGACCACGACAGCGAAGGCCTGCTGCTGCTGACCGACAACGGCCCGCTGGCGCACAAGCTGACCGACCCGAAGCACAAGGCGGACAAGACCTACTGGGTGCAGGTGGAAGGCCTGCCCAGCGATGCGCAGCTGCAGCAGCTGCGCGAGGGCGTGCTGCTCAATGATGGGCCGACCCTGCCGGCCAGGATCGAACGCCTCGACCCGGCGCCGGCGCTGTGGCCGCGCGATCCACCGGTACGGTTCCGCAAGACCGTTCCCGATGCGTGGCTGGCCATCACGATCCGCGAAGGACGCAACCGCCAGGTGCGGCGGATGACCGCCGCAGTGAACCTGCCGACCCTGCGCCTGGTGCGGGTAGCGATGGGGCCATACCGCCTGGATGATCTGCAGCCGGGGCAGTGGCGGCAGATCGGCTGA
- a CDS encoding ABC transporter permease, with protein sequence MSTIPSAPITDGQRNRIALMTIVRREVARIIRIWGQTLVPPAITMTLYFLIFGGLIGSRVGDMGGYSYMQFIVPGLVMMSVIQNSYGNISSSFFGAKFGRHVEELLVSPMPNWVILWGYVAGAVLRGLMVGVIVLIIAMFFTPVRIPHPLVTLTTVLLGATIFSLAGFINAVYAKKFDDVAIVPTFILTPLTYLGGVFYSVKLLPGWAEAATHANPIFYMVNAFRYGLLGSSDVPLWVAYALMLGFVAVLTALALWLLRRGVGMRS encoded by the coding sequence ATGAGCACCATCCCGAGCGCACCGATCACCGACGGCCAGCGCAACCGCATCGCGCTGATGACCATCGTGCGCCGCGAAGTGGCGCGCATCATCCGCATCTGGGGCCAGACCCTGGTGCCGCCGGCGATCACCATGACGTTGTACTTCCTGATCTTCGGCGGCCTGATCGGTTCGCGCGTGGGCGACATGGGCGGCTACAGCTACATGCAGTTCATCGTGCCGGGCCTGGTGATGATGAGCGTCATCCAGAACAGCTACGGCAACATCAGTTCCTCGTTCTTCGGCGCCAAGTTCGGCCGCCACGTGGAAGAGCTGCTGGTCAGCCCGATGCCCAACTGGGTGATCCTGTGGGGCTACGTGGCCGGTGCGGTGCTGCGCGGGCTGATGGTGGGCGTGATCGTGCTGATCATCGCGATGTTCTTCACCCCGGTACGCATCCCGCACCCGCTGGTGACGCTGACCACGGTGCTGCTGGGCGCGACGATCTTCTCGCTGGCCGGTTTCATCAACGCGGTGTATGCCAAGAAGTTCGATGACGTGGCGATCGTGCCGACCTTCATCCTGACCCCGCTGACCTACCTGGGCGGCGTGTTCTATTCGGTGAAGCTGCTGCCCGGCTGGGCCGAGGCCGCGACCCACGCGAACCCGATCTTCTACATGGTCAATGCGTTCCGCTATGGGCTGCTGGGCAGCAGCGATGTGCCGCTGTGGGTGGCGTATGCGCTGATGCTGGGCTTCGTGGCGGTACTGACCGCGCTGGCGCTGTGGCTGCTGCGCCGCGGCGTGGGCATGCGCAGCTGA